The following coding sequences lie in one Posidoniimonas polymericola genomic window:
- a CDS encoding (Fe-S)-binding protein, with protein sequence MKVSLFIPCYVDQLYPQIGLAMAGVLERVGHEVDYPPGQTCCGQPAFNCGFQDDAREVAKHFLKTFADAELIGVPSGSCATMVRVFYRDLFEGTDLAQQAAAVAERTYEFSELLVDKLGVTDVGASLSGRATFHDGCHGLRELGIKDAPRKLLANVQGLELIEMAEAETCCGFGGTFAVKFPQISTAMAEVKSLSIDETEAQYVISNDPSCLLQISGYLSRQEKLQAKCLPKCLHLAEVLAGQ encoded by the coding sequence GTGAAGGTATCGCTCTTTATTCCCTGTTACGTGGACCAGCTCTACCCGCAGATTGGGCTGGCGATGGCCGGCGTGCTCGAACGGGTCGGCCACGAGGTCGACTACCCGCCGGGGCAGACCTGCTGCGGGCAGCCCGCGTTCAACTGCGGCTTCCAGGACGACGCCCGTGAGGTCGCCAAGCACTTCCTCAAGACTTTCGCCGACGCCGAGCTGATCGGCGTGCCGTCGGGCTCCTGCGCGACGATGGTCCGCGTGTTCTACCGCGACCTGTTCGAGGGGACCGACCTCGCCCAGCAGGCCGCGGCGGTCGCCGAGCGGACCTACGAGTTCAGCGAGCTGTTGGTCGACAAGCTCGGCGTGACCGACGTCGGCGCGTCGCTCTCTGGCCGCGCCACTTTCCACGACGGTTGCCACGGGCTGCGTGAGCTCGGCATCAAGGACGCCCCCCGCAAGCTGCTGGCGAACGTCCAAGGGCTCGAGCTGATCGAGATGGCCGAGGCCGAGACCTGCTGTGGATTCGGCGGCACCTTCGCGGTCAAGTTTCCGCAGATCTCCACCGCTATGGCCGAGGTCAAGTCGCTCTCGATCGACGAGACCGAAGCCCAGTACGTCATCTCCAACGACCCGAGCTGCCTGTTGCAGATCTCGGGCTACCTGTCACGCCAGGAGAAGCTGCAGGCCAAGTGCCTGCCCAAATGTCTCCACTTAGCGGAGGTGCTGGCCGGACAATGA
- a CDS encoding metallophosphoesterase family protein, with amino-acid sequence MLSLMQISDLHFGPYFLPKVSEAALRAAHDLQPGVMVVSGDFTQRAKPSEFQDARRFLDALPQVPTVVTPGNHDVPLYRVWERLTAPYRNYHEHISRELNSTLHVDGATIASLNSASPYRAITNGRIHNTQLDYCEQALSAAPDGDLRIVVAHHHFAPAPDYEQTEVMPKAKRAMDRFETLEVDIIMGGHLHRAYIGNSLDIYPGAERQRGIIICQCGTTTSRRGRAREREKNSFNFLEATDHSITVTHWMYFSDAERFEPIGRLEYPRWPGRSLPAAPQ; translated from the coding sequence ATGCTCTCTCTGATGCAAATTTCGGACCTCCACTTCGGCCCGTACTTCCTGCCGAAGGTCAGCGAAGCGGCCCTGCGGGCCGCGCACGACCTGCAGCCAGGCGTGATGGTCGTCAGCGGTGATTTTACCCAACGTGCCAAGCCAAGCGAATTCCAGGACGCCCGGCGGTTCCTGGACGCCCTGCCGCAGGTTCCGACCGTCGTCACGCCCGGCAACCACGACGTGCCGCTGTACCGCGTGTGGGAGCGTCTGACGGCGCCCTACCGCAACTACCACGAGCACATCAGCCGAGAGCTCAACAGCACGCTGCACGTGGACGGGGCGACCATTGCCTCGCTCAACTCTGCCTCTCCGTACCGCGCGATCACCAACGGACGCATCCACAACACCCAGCTCGACTACTGCGAGCAGGCCCTCTCCGCCGCGCCGGACGGCGACCTCCGCATCGTCGTGGCCCACCACCACTTCGCCCCCGCGCCCGACTACGAGCAGACCGAGGTCATGCCGAAGGCCAAACGGGCGATGGACCGGTTCGAGACGCTGGAGGTCGACATCATCATGGGCGGCCACCTGCACCGCGCCTACATCGGCAACTCGCTCGACATCTACCCCGGCGCCGAGCGGCAGCGCGGCATCATCATCTGCCAGTGCGGCACCACCACCTCCCGCCGGGGCCGCGCCCGCGAGCGGGAGAAGAACTCGTTCAACTTCCTCGAGGCGACCGACCACTCGATCACGGTCACTCACTGGATGTACTTCTCCGATGCGGAGCGATTCGAACCGATCGGCCGGCTCGAGTACCCCCGCTGGCCCGGCCGCTCGCTGCCCGCGGCCCCCCAATAG
- a CDS encoding L-threonylcarbamoyladenylate synthase encodes MGTALIQSPREAAEIIRAGGVVAFPTETVFGLGVDATNDQAVRKLFQAKGRPSDNPLIVHIADAGRWSDAAATLTPTAEVLLSAFAPGPLTVLLPKRAEVSDLVTAGLGTVGIRAPNHPIAAEILRLAGRPVAAPSANRSGRPSGTRWRSVLEDLDGRIDAVFQQDGPSLGVESTVVDCTGPVATVLRAGAVTIEQIRRVLPDAREVNEDADRHADTDVRSPGTLHPHYQPRATVRLVDRPSALASQEGARVAYCGLLPIEDQPSVVLSEVFNSLDDYAAGFYEFLREADRQQATVVFVQRAPDKGIGHALLDRQQRAAGER; translated from the coding sequence GTGGGCACTGCCCTCATCCAATCACCCCGCGAGGCGGCCGAGATTATCCGAGCCGGGGGCGTCGTCGCCTTTCCGACCGAGACCGTCTTCGGCCTCGGGGTCGACGCCACCAACGACCAGGCGGTGCGCAAGCTGTTCCAGGCCAAGGGCCGACCGAGCGACAACCCGCTGATCGTCCACATCGCCGACGCCGGCCGCTGGTCGGACGCGGCCGCAACCCTGACGCCGACCGCCGAGGTGCTGCTGTCCGCGTTCGCGCCGGGTCCGCTGACGGTGCTGCTGCCGAAACGCGCGGAGGTGTCGGACCTGGTGACCGCTGGGCTCGGCACGGTCGGCATCCGGGCGCCCAACCACCCCATCGCCGCCGAGATCCTGCGCCTGGCGGGCAGGCCGGTTGCCGCCCCGTCCGCCAACCGCTCGGGGCGACCCAGCGGAACCCGCTGGCGGTCGGTGCTCGAGGACCTCGACGGAAGGATCGACGCCGTCTTCCAGCAGGATGGGCCGTCTTTGGGGGTGGAGTCCACGGTGGTGGACTGCACGGGGCCTGTCGCTACGGTGCTCCGAGCTGGAGCGGTCACGATCGAGCAGATCCGACGCGTCCTGCCCGACGCCCGGGAGGTCAACGAGGACGCCGACCGCCACGCTGATACCGACGTCCGCTCGCCCGGCACCCTGCACCCGCACTACCAGCCGCGCGCGACTGTCCGCTTAGTCGATAGGCCCAGCGCGTTAGCGAGCCAGGAAGGCGCCCGCGTGGCATACTGCGGGCTGCTCCCCATCGAGGATCAACCGTCGGTGGTGCTGAGTGAGGTCTTCAACTCGCTCGACGATTACGCGGCCGGGTTCTACGAGTTCCTCCGCGAGGCCGACCGCCAGCAGGCGACCGTGGTCTTCGTTCAGCGTGCCCCCGACAAGGGGATCGGCCACGCGCTGCTCGACCGACAGCAGAGGGCCGCGGGCGAGCGATAA
- a CDS encoding DUF7453 family protein, whose amino-acid sequence MSPHLPRPNYFATLFLCVAHLATSSTAASGLQTLDSVETIALSGQAVPGFEGRTFENFFSKAVLNNYGEAAFLARLECCGPRDGAFTNAGGDLKTLALVDTPAFAVGGNSFREFSHVQIDDQGRTFIRGVGNGTPPSFDLIATGPQSGELTAIAESGDLVDPSEPGVTYRSFDFSHLGIGGRLAGPAATWTNGSTSPPGEVLFVSDGGPAAPLLRAGDQPSFTAPGEVYATTDTSAFERPVVNAAGAIAVRVTTINPLEIFESVRHIIRIDSQQGVERIVTESFGSDPALGSLFALTFPVINDNGDIGFGAIVDGIGNSLWLSRPGDNPSLLVREGDEPPTIPGGRFLAILTSDSAESPLGIAGDGSLAFEAVVIGPEFGNNDSDSLWLATPDGPKPIAIEGRIAPGVNGVFASESSTIGDLIGNSSVNERNQLAFTAQYVQSTGRLRTGLFATDFGGDLHKVAAPGDLLEMEPGILREIEFVEFRGDIEHGALGSGLNDSGQILFSARFTDGTAGVFLSRIVAVPEPLAFSLASLACVCVFGPRTRRS is encoded by the coding sequence ATGAGCCCCCACCTACCTCGTCCGAACTACTTCGCTACTCTCTTTCTGTGTGTCGCGCATCTGGCGACCAGTTCCACCGCAGCTAGCGGACTTCAAACGCTCGATTCCGTAGAGACCATCGCTCTTTCCGGGCAAGCGGTCCCCGGCTTTGAGGGCAGGACTTTTGAGAACTTTTTCAGCAAAGCCGTCCTGAACAACTACGGCGAGGCCGCGTTTCTCGCGAGACTGGAGTGCTGCGGGCCGCGCGATGGCGCGTTCACAAATGCAGGAGGCGATCTCAAAACGCTCGCCCTCGTTGACACACCTGCCTTCGCTGTGGGTGGCAACTCATTTCGAGAGTTCAGTCATGTGCAGATCGACGATCAGGGGCGCACGTTTATCCGCGGCGTTGGAAATGGCACTCCCCCCAGTTTCGACCTGATTGCCACCGGCCCTCAATCTGGTGAGCTTACCGCGATTGCGGAGTCGGGAGACTTGGTGGACCCCTCCGAGCCGGGCGTCACCTACCGATCTTTCGACTTTTCTCACTTGGGAATCGGCGGTCGCCTGGCGGGGCCTGCGGCTACGTGGACGAACGGCAGCACCTCGCCGCCCGGTGAAGTGCTGTTCGTATCAGACGGCGGGCCGGCGGCGCCGCTCCTGCGTGCGGGCGATCAGCCGAGCTTCACCGCTCCAGGCGAGGTGTATGCCACAACCGATACCTCGGCATTCGAGCGACCAGTTGTCAATGCAGCCGGCGCGATTGCAGTTCGCGTCACGACAATCAATCCACTGGAGATCTTTGAGTCCGTTCGACACATCATCAGGATCGATTCTCAGCAGGGAGTCGAACGGATTGTGACAGAAAGCTTCGGCTCCGACCCCGCCCTCGGATCGCTATTCGCACTCACTTTCCCGGTCATCAACGACAACGGTGACATCGGTTTCGGAGCAATCGTCGACGGCATTGGCAACTCGTTGTGGTTGAGCAGGCCCGGCGACAATCCAAGCCTGTTGGTAAGAGAAGGCGACGAGCCGCCGACAATTCCCGGCGGCCGATTCTTAGCCATTCTCACTAGTGATTCTGCCGAGTCGCCCCTCGGCATTGCGGGCGACGGAAGTCTCGCCTTCGAGGCGGTTGTCATTGGCCCAGAGTTTGGGAACAACGACAGCGATTCACTTTGGCTCGCGACTCCGGACGGCCCCAAGCCGATCGCGATCGAAGGCCGAATCGCTCCCGGTGTGAACGGTGTGTTCGCTAGCGAGAGCAGCACCATCGGCGACTTGATTGGTAATAGCAGCGTCAACGAGCGGAACCAATTGGCGTTTACTGCTCAGTACGTGCAATCCACTGGAAGGCTACGGACCGGTCTATTCGCCACCGACTTTGGGGGCGATCTCCACAAGGTGGCGGCTCCTGGAGACCTGCTCGAAATGGAACCCGGAATCCTGCGAGAAATCGAGTTCGTCGAGTTCCGAGGAGATATCGAACACGGGGCGCTTGGAAGCGGATTGAACGACAGTGGACAGATCTTGTTCTCGGCGAGGTTTACGGATGGAACTGCGGGAGTCTTCTTGTCGCGGATCGTTGCCGTGCCCGAGCCGCTTGCGTTCTCTCTCGCCTCGTTGGCGTGCGTCTGCGTCTTTGGGCCGCGAACGCGCCGGTCGTGA
- a CDS encoding diacylglycerol/lipid kinase family protein, whose protein sequence is MPSAADAPVYVLRNATAGPANPDSDPRGQLERMFGERLVFVETHNSAEGERAVREACEKASMVVAAGGDGTINAVINTMMQQPSRPPLGLIPLGTANNLCRALGVPLTPREAYAALGSGRRANIDLAKATCDGQQQYFTCVASGGNSDRVIECLRHEDKAAWGPWCYLRNALPVMADLTGYQTRLEHDGGELNLSLWNVMVANGKFAAGGLQVAPRARMDDGLLDVVLVEDGTPLDLATISAEFFLGDYLEDDRVTFLRTRKLRVEANPELRFLADGETLTGQPFEFEAVPDALEVVIP, encoded by the coding sequence ATGCCCTCAGCTGCCGACGCGCCCGTCTACGTGCTCCGCAACGCCACGGCGGGCCCCGCGAACCCAGACTCGGACCCGCGCGGCCAACTCGAGCGGATGTTCGGTGAGCGGCTGGTGTTTGTCGAAACGCACAACTCCGCCGAGGGCGAGCGGGCGGTCCGCGAGGCGTGCGAGAAAGCGAGCATGGTTGTCGCCGCCGGCGGCGACGGCACCATCAACGCGGTGATCAATACCATGATGCAGCAGCCGTCCCGGCCGCCGCTGGGGCTGATCCCGCTGGGCACCGCGAACAACCTCTGCCGGGCACTTGGGGTGCCGCTCACGCCACGCGAGGCGTACGCCGCGCTCGGCTCGGGCAGGCGGGCAAATATCGACCTCGCCAAGGCGACCTGCGACGGCCAGCAGCAGTACTTCACGTGCGTCGCAAGCGGCGGCAACAGCGACCGCGTCATCGAGTGCCTGCGGCACGAGGACAAGGCCGCGTGGGGGCCGTGGTGCTACCTGCGGAACGCCCTGCCGGTGATGGCCGACCTGACCGGCTACCAGACGCGGCTCGAGCACGACGGCGGCGAGCTCAACCTCAGCTTGTGGAACGTGATGGTCGCCAACGGCAAGTTCGCCGCCGGCGGACTGCAGGTGGCTCCGCGGGCGCGGATGGACGACGGCCTGCTGGACGTGGTGCTGGTCGAGGACGGCACGCCGCTCGATCTGGCGACCATCAGCGCCGAGTTCTTCTTGGGCGACTACCTCGAGGACGACCGCGTCACGTTCTTGCGGACCCGCAAGCTCCGAGTCGAGGCCAATCCGGAGCTCCGCTTCCTCGCCGACGGCGAGACGCTCACCGGGCAGCCGTTCGAGTTCGAGGCCGTGCCGGACGCGCTGGAGGTCGTTATCCCGTAA
- a CDS encoding LutB/LldF family L-lactate oxidation iron-sulfur protein, which yields MSTPLEQFQHDAAQVAGDGDQRQFLRSSLSGYVTTRRGTQGRFQDYTSARAAAAEIKWNAIENLDKLLPQFADNLEARGVKVHWCRNGDDARKAILGVIHAHGAKSIVKSKCMTTEEIHLNELLENEGFEVVESDLGEFIVQLRGEAPYHFVFPAMHLKRGAINKLFKEKLKSADTDDPEQLTMIAREVLRQKYLDADVGISGANFGVAETGMISITENEGNARLTTAMPKVHIAVMGIEKVIPKLDDLALLLPLLATAGTGQHLTGYNSQLGGPRQAGEVDGPEEMHVVLLDNHRTRLLADQEQRDALRCIRCGACLNVCPIFKNVGGHTYGTTYQGPIGSVITPHLRGLSSWKHLSDSSSLCGACTETCPVQIDLHHHLLRNRRNSAQKQGGVLESLQMRIFSFVMRRPWLYGLGGKLGRIGHVLSRPIQGTKLDPLYKWRATRDFPDPAAKTFKEQWKERRR from the coding sequence ATGAGCACGCCCCTCGAACAATTTCAGCACGACGCGGCCCAGGTCGCCGGCGACGGCGACCAGCGGCAGTTCCTCCGCAGCTCGCTGTCGGGCTACGTCACGACGCGCCGCGGCACGCAGGGACGCTTCCAAGACTACACCTCGGCCCGCGCCGCGGCCGCCGAGATCAAGTGGAACGCCATCGAGAACCTCGACAAGCTGCTGCCGCAGTTCGCCGACAACCTCGAGGCCCGCGGCGTCAAGGTCCACTGGTGCCGCAACGGCGACGACGCCCGGAAGGCGATCCTCGGCGTGATCCACGCCCACGGCGCGAAGTCGATCGTCAAGAGCAAGTGCATGACGACCGAGGAGATCCACCTCAACGAGCTGCTCGAGAACGAGGGCTTCGAGGTCGTCGAGTCGGACCTCGGCGAGTTCATCGTGCAGCTCCGCGGCGAGGCGCCCTACCACTTTGTCTTCCCCGCGATGCACCTCAAGCGGGGAGCCATCAACAAGCTGTTCAAGGAAAAGCTCAAGTCGGCCGACACCGACGACCCCGAGCAGCTCACGATGATCGCCCGCGAGGTGCTCCGCCAGAAGTACCTCGACGCCGACGTCGGTATCAGCGGCGCGAACTTCGGCGTCGCCGAGACCGGCATGATCTCGATCACCGAGAACGAGGGCAACGCCCGGCTCACCACGGCGATGCCGAAGGTGCACATCGCCGTGATGGGCATCGAGAAGGTGATCCCCAAGCTCGACGACCTGGCGCTCTTGCTGCCGCTGCTGGCGACCGCCGGCACCGGGCAGCACCTCACCGGCTACAACTCGCAGCTCGGCGGCCCCCGCCAGGCGGGCGAGGTCGACGGGCCCGAAGAGATGCACGTCGTGCTGCTGGACAACCACCGCACGCGGCTCTTGGCCGACCAGGAGCAGCGCGACGCGCTGCGGTGCATCCGCTGCGGCGCGTGCCTGAATGTCTGCCCGATCTTCAAGAACGTCGGCGGTCATACCTACGGCACGACCTACCAGGGCCCGATCGGCTCGGTGATCACGCCACACCTCCGCGGGCTGTCGAGCTGGAAGCACCTGTCGGACTCGTCGTCACTGTGCGGCGCCTGCACCGAGACCTGCCCCGTCCAGATCGACCTGCACCACCACCTGCTCCGCAACCGCCGCAACTCGGCGCAGAAGCAGGGCGGGGTGCTCGAGTCGCTGCAGATGCGCATCTTCAGCTTCGTGATGCGGCGGCCGTGGCTGTACGGGCTGGGCGGCAAGCTCGGCCGGATCGGCCACGTGCTCTCCCGGCCGATCCAGGGGACCAAGCTCGACCCGCTCTACAAATGGCGGGCGACCCGCGACTTCCCCGACCCGGCAGCGAAGACCTTCAAGGAGCAGTGGAAGGAGCGTCGGCGATGA
- a CDS encoding LutC/YkgG family protein encodes MSDHREAILGRVREALRRPTDPHVRSTSAPATSEPRAWLPAGGDTHDDRVALFAEWSDKLKTSFITVADESQAAGELARIAAEEGWTSVGVHTDPLVQACTGQLTVSQLSTDGGYDPAELEKCDAGITACDALVAQTGSVVLTTASAGGRALSVLPPHHVAIARRDQLLPDLPSAYELLRQRYAAAWPSFMTIISGPSRTGDIERILVLGAHGPKKLTVILVG; translated from the coding sequence ATGAGCGACCACCGCGAGGCCATCCTCGGCCGCGTCCGCGAGGCGCTCCGACGCCCCACCGACCCGCACGTCCGCAGCACCTCGGCGCCCGCAACCTCCGAGCCACGCGCGTGGCTCCCGGCCGGCGGCGACACGCACGATGACCGCGTCGCGCTGTTCGCCGAGTGGAGCGACAAACTCAAGACCAGCTTCATCACAGTCGCCGACGAGTCGCAGGCGGCCGGCGAGCTGGCCCGCATCGCCGCCGAGGAAGGCTGGACGAGCGTCGGCGTGCACACCGACCCGCTCGTGCAGGCGTGTACCGGCCAGCTCACGGTCTCTCAGCTCTCGACCGACGGCGGCTACGACCCCGCCGAGCTCGAGAAGTGCGACGCCGGCATCACCGCGTGCGATGCGCTGGTTGCCCAGACCGGCAGCGTGGTGCTGACGACTGCTTCGGCCGGCGGCCGCGCGCTGTCGGTGCTGCCGCCGCACCACGTAGCGATCGCTCGTCGCGACCAACTGCTGCCCGACCTCCCGTCGGCCTACGAACTGCTGCGGCAACGGTACGCCGCCGCCTGGCCGAGCTTCATGACGATCATCTCCGGCCCCAGCCGCACCGGCGACATCGAGCGGATCCTCGTCCTCGGCGCCCACGGGCCGAAGAAACTCACGGTCATCTTGGTTGGGTAA
- the wrbA gene encoding NAD(P)H:quinone oxidoreductase: protein MKIAIVFYSTYGHVYQLAEAVAEGAKSVDGAEVSVYQVPETLSDEVLKKMGALEARQAFADVPEATTDILAEADAVIFGTPTRFGNMAAQMRSFLDSTGGLWKKGALVGKPGSVFASTASQHGGQETTITSFHTTLLHHGMLVVGVPYSCEGLSEMGEISGGTPYGATTMAKDDGSRQPSENELSIARFQGEHVAKIAKKLAG, encoded by the coding sequence ATGAAAATCGCGATCGTCTTCTACAGCACCTACGGACATGTCTACCAACTGGCAGAGGCGGTCGCCGAGGGGGCCAAGAGCGTCGACGGCGCCGAAGTTTCGGTCTATCAGGTCCCGGAGACGCTCTCCGACGAGGTGCTGAAGAAGATGGGCGCGCTGGAGGCCCGTCAGGCGTTCGCCGACGTGCCCGAGGCGACCACCGACATCCTTGCCGAGGCGGACGCGGTGATCTTTGGCACGCCGACCCGCTTTGGCAACATGGCGGCGCAGATGCGGTCGTTCCTCGACTCGACCGGCGGGCTATGGAAGAAGGGCGCCCTGGTCGGCAAGCCGGGCAGCGTGTTCGCGTCGACTGCCAGCCAGCACGGCGGGCAGGAGACCACCATCACCAGCTTCCACACCACGCTGCTGCACCACGGCATGCTGGTAGTGGGAGTGCCCTACAGCTGCGAGGGGCTGTCGGAGATGGGCGAGATCTCGGGCGGCACGCCCTACGGCGCCACCACCATGGCCAAGGACGACGGCTCGCGGCAGCCTTCGGAGAACGAGCTGTCGATCGCCCGCTTCCAGGGCGAGCACGTCGCGAAGATCGCCAAGAAGCTGGCCGGCTAG
- a CDS encoding catalase, whose product MASKEPESHTGAGGEPHQTAKSAEGRLTTNQGVPVSDDQNTLTVGPRGPQLLEDHLLREKITHFDHERIPERVVHARGYGAHGYFQCYESHAELTKAAFLQDPSVKTPVFARFSTVAGSKGSPDTARDVRGFAVKFYTSQGNYDLVGNNIPVFFIQDAIKFPDLIHAVKPAPDRDFPQAQSAHDTFWDFVSLIPESMHMLMWVMSDRAIPRSLRMMEGFGIHTFRFINEEGEVTLVKFHWRPKLGTFSLVWDEAVVISGADPDFHRRDMWNAIEAGDYPEWELCVQAFTEEEAAKFDFDVLDPTKLIPEELVPLRPLGKMVLDRNVDNFFAETEQVAFCPSHVVPGIDFSNDPLLQGRLFSYLDTQLSRLGSPNFHQIPINQPKCPIANFQRDGHMQTFVPNGRVANEPNTLDNGAPRECPETGFASAPVPEAGDKMRTRPESFRDHYTQARMFYKSMLEVEQEHIAGGLAFELGKCKELKVRRRMLGHLKLIDEDLAENVATKLGMVGQADKIEPAAKVRDAKPSAPLSQYRVAPESIAGKKIAILTTEGVDAKLLKELREAVEAEEATVAVIAPAAGPFKDSSGQEVTPDDFLDGAPSALFDAVIVAPTDDADALLGKQAAAADWLRMANSHLKAIGYTAAAQPLLEAAGVDAEAKGVVAVDDGFEKFIGWAKQHRVWERA is encoded by the coding sequence ATGGCATCCAAGGAACCCGAGTCCCACACCGGCGCCGGCGGCGAACCCCACCAGACGGCCAAGAGCGCCGAGGGCCGCCTGACCACCAACCAGGGCGTCCCGGTCAGCGACGACCAGAACACACTGACGGTCGGGCCCCGCGGACCGCAGCTGCTCGAGGACCATTTATTGCGTGAGAAGATCACGCACTTCGACCACGAGCGGATCCCGGAGCGGGTGGTGCACGCCCGCGGCTACGGCGCCCACGGCTACTTCCAGTGCTACGAGTCGCACGCCGAGCTGACCAAGGCGGCGTTCCTGCAGGACCCGAGCGTCAAGACGCCGGTGTTCGCGCGGTTCTCGACCGTGGCCGGCAGCAAGGGCTCGCCCGACACCGCGCGGGACGTGCGTGGCTTCGCCGTTAAGTTCTACACCTCGCAGGGCAACTACGATCTGGTCGGCAACAACATCCCGGTGTTCTTCATTCAAGACGCCATCAAGTTTCCGGACCTGATCCACGCCGTCAAACCGGCCCCCGACCGCGACTTCCCCCAGGCGCAGTCCGCGCACGACACGTTCTGGGACTTCGTCTCGCTGATCCCCGAGAGCATGCACATGCTGATGTGGGTGATGTCGGACCGGGCGATCCCGCGGTCGCTGCGGATGATGGAGGGTTTCGGCATCCACACGTTCCGCTTCATCAACGAGGAGGGCGAGGTCACGCTCGTCAAGTTCCACTGGCGGCCAAAGCTGGGGACCTTCTCGCTGGTGTGGGACGAGGCCGTGGTGATCTCCGGCGCCGACCCCGACTTCCACCGCCGCGACATGTGGAACGCCATCGAGGCGGGCGACTACCCCGAGTGGGAGCTGTGCGTGCAGGCGTTCACCGAGGAGGAGGCCGCCAAATTCGACTTCGATGTGCTCGACCCCACCAAGCTGATCCCCGAGGAGCTCGTGCCGCTGCGGCCGCTCGGCAAGATGGTGCTCGACCGCAACGTCGACAACTTCTTCGCCGAGACCGAGCAGGTCGCGTTCTGCCCGTCGCACGTGGTGCCGGGCATCGACTTCTCGAACGACCCGCTGCTGCAGGGGCGGCTGTTCTCGTACCTCGACACGCAGCTGTCGCGGCTTGGCAGCCCCAACTTCCACCAGATCCCGATCAACCAGCCGAAGTGCCCGATCGCCAACTTCCAACGCGACGGCCACATGCAGACCTTCGTGCCCAACGGCCGGGTGGCGAACGAGCCGAACACGCTCGACAACGGCGCCCCCCGCGAGTGCCCGGAGACCGGCTTCGCCAGCGCCCCGGTCCCCGAGGCGGGCGACAAGATGCGGACCCGGCCGGAGAGCTTCCGGGACCACTACACGCAGGCCCGGATGTTCTACAAGTCGATGCTCGAGGTCGAGCAGGAGCACATCGCCGGCGGCCTGGCGTTCGAGCTCGGCAAGTGCAAGGAGCTGAAGGTCCGTAGGCGGATGCTGGGCCACCTGAAGCTGATCGACGAGGACCTGGCCGAGAACGTGGCGACCAAGCTCGGCATGGTCGGCCAGGCCGACAAGATCGAGCCAGCAGCCAAGGTCCGCGACGCGAAGCCCTCGGCGCCGCTGTCGCAGTACCGCGTGGCGCCGGAGTCGATCGCGGGCAAAAAGATCGCAATCCTGACCACCGAGGGGGTCGACGCCAAGCTACTCAAGGAGCTGCGTGAGGCGGTGGAAGCCGAGGAGGCGACGGTTGCCGTCATCGCGCCGGCGGCCGGGCCGTTCAAGGACAGCAGCGGCCAGGAGGTCACGCCCGACGACTTCCTCGACGGCGCCCCGTCGGCCTTGTTCGACGCCGTGATTGTGGCGCCGACCGACGACGCCGACGCGCTGCTCGGCAAGCAGGCGGCCGCCGCCGACTGGCTGCGGATGGCCAACTCGCACCTCAAGGCGATCGGGTACACCGCGGCGGCGCAGCCGCTGCTCGAGGCCGCCGGCGTCGACGCCGAAGCGAAGGGCGTGGTTGCGGTCGACGACGGCTTTGAGAAGTTCATCGGCTGGGCCAAGCAGCACCGTGTCTGGGAGCGTGCATGA